The DNA region GGCGGCGGCACCGGTACCGGTTCGGCGCCCGTCGTCGCGAAGGCGGCCCGCGAGTCGGGTGCGCTCACCATCGCCATCGTGACGACGCCGTTCACCGCGGAGGGCGAGGTCCGACGGACGAACGCCGAAGCGGGTCTCGAACGGCTCCGCGACGTCGCCGACACGGTCATCGTCGTCCCGAACGACCGCCTGCTCGACGCCGTCGGCAAACTGCCGGTTCGACAGGCGTTCAAAGTGAGCGACGAGGTCCTGATGCGCTCGGTCAAGGGCATCACGGAACTCATCACGAAGCCCGGCCTCGTCAATCTCGACTTCGCCGACGTTCGCACCGTCATGGAGAAAGGCGGCGTCGCGATGATCGGTCTCGGCGAGTCCGACTCCGAGCAGAAGGCGCAGGACTCCGTGAAGTCGGCGCTGCGCTCGCCGCTTCTCGACGTCGACATCTCCGGCGCGAACTCGGCGCTCGTCAACGTCACCGGTGGCTCCGACATGAGCATCGAGGAGGCCGAGGGCGTCGTCGAGGAGATCTACGACCGCATCGACCCCGACGCGCGCATCATCTGGGGTACCTCCATCGACGAGGAACTCGAAGGCCAGATGCGGACGATGATCGTCGTTACGGGCGTCGACTCGCCGCAGATCTACGGCCGCTCGGACGAACCCGGCGCACAACAGAGCCAGCAACCGCAGCAGACCGAGGATATCGACTTCGTCGAGTAGTCGGCGGACGGAACCGGCGGCTGGTCTCTCGAACCGACTCGACCGCCGTGTATTCAATAGATAGAAAAGGCATCACGCTCTATCGGTGACAACATGGACGTAAAATACGACCTCACGAGTTACGTACGGGTGCTGAAGATGGCGAGTACCCCCGAGTGGGAGGAGTTCAGCCAGATCGCCAAGATCGCCGGCATCGGCATCTTCCTCGTCGGCTTCCTCGGTTTCGTCATCTTCGCGGTGATGAGTTTCCTCCCCGGAGGCATGTGAGATGGGTATCTTCGCCGTGAAGACGACGGCGAGACAGGAGCGCACCGTCGCCGACATGCTCGCCACGAAGGAAGAACCCGAGATACACGCCGTCATCGCGCCGGACTCGCTGACGAGTTACGTGATGGTCGAAGCCGACAACACCGCGGTGCTCGAACGCCTCATGGACGAGATTCCGCACGCTCGGAGCATCGTCCCCGGCAACTCCAGCCTCGCGGAGGTCGAGCACTTCCTCTCG from Haloprofundus halobius includes:
- the ftsZ gene encoding cell division protein FtsZ gives rise to the protein MDSIVDEAIDEAEQSGGAGGEEFDAGADAPRSGTMTDDELQDILKDLQTNITVVGCGGAGGNTVNRMAEEGIHGASLVAANTDVQHLVDTSADTKILMGQEKTQGRGAGSLPQVGEEAAIESQQEIHDAIDGSDMVFVTAGLGGGTGTGSAPVVAKAARESGALTIAIVTTPFTAEGEVRRTNAEAGLERLRDVADTVIVVPNDRLLDAVGKLPVRQAFKVSDEVLMRSVKGITELITKPGLVNLDFADVRTVMEKGGVAMIGLGESDSEQKAQDSVKSALRSPLLDVDISGANSALVNVTGGSDMSIEEAEGVVEEIYDRIDPDARIIWGTSIDEELEGQMRTMIVVTGVDSPQIYGRSDEPGAQQSQQPQQTEDIDFVE
- a CDS encoding protein translocase SEC61 complex subunit gamma translates to MDVKYDLTSYVRVLKMASTPEWEEFSQIAKIAGIGIFLVGFLGFVIFAVMSFLPGGM
- a CDS encoding transcription elongation factor Spt5 — translated: MGIFAVKTTARQERTVADMLATKEEPEIHAVIAPDSLTSYVMVEADNTAVLERLMDEIPHARSIVPGNSSLAEVEHFLSPTPDVEGIAESDIVELIAGPFKGEKARVQRIDEAKDQVTVELYEATVPIPVTVRGDQIRVLDSEER